The genomic region CAGTCATCGGCTATGCAATGATCCTGTTTCGCCATGGCACCGCGCTGGCGCGGCTCTATTCGATAGCCGTCGATCCGGAGGCAAAGGTCAAGGGCGTCGGCTCGCTTCTGCTGCAGGCGGCGGAAACGGCGGCTTATGACCACGACCGTCCATTGCTGCGGCTTGAGGTGCGCGAGGATAATGAGCGCGCCATTGCGCTCTACAAGCGGCACGGCTATCGCCCCATCGGGCGCTATCTCGATTACTATGCCGACCATTCTGACGCGCTGCGATTTGAAAAGACGGTTCGCGGTGACATTTCGCCGGTCACCGCCTTTCCCTATTACGAGCAGACGACCGATTTCACCTGCGGCGCGGCCTGCCTGATGATGGTGCTGGCCCGGCACAATCAGAAGACCCGACTTGATCCAGTGCTGGAAGTCCGTCTGTGGCGCGATGCGACCACCATCTACATGATGTCGGGGCCGGGCGGTTGCGAACCCTTCGGACTTGCAGTCGCCGCGCATGAACGCGGACTGAAAGCATCGGTCATCGTATCCATCGAGGATATGCTTTTCCTGCAATCGGTGCGTTCGGAAGAAAAGCGCAAGGTCATGCAACTGGCCCAAACCGATTTCCGGCAGCGCACGGAAGCCTATGCCATACCGGTGGATTATCGCAGCTTTACCCTGCACGACATTCTGACGGCCCTGCGCCGTGGAGCGGCAGTGATCGTGCTTGTCAGCGGTTATCATATGTTCGGCAAGAAAGTGCCGCATTGGGTGCTCGCTCATGGCGAAGACGGGCGTCACATTCTCATTCATGACCCCTGGGTGGAGGAAGAGCTGGGCGAGACCATCGCCGATGCCGCAAATGTTCCTGTCCCCTTTCACATTTTCGACCGTATCGCGCGGTTCGGCAGTGATGGGGCTCAGGGCAGCCGTTATTCTGGAAAAAAGGACGGACTGATGACGATCTGCGTCATTCTGGTAGGACGCCTCTCGGATATCGATAATGGGGCGACGCCACACAAGGTCATGACCACGCGCGATTACCTCGCACATCCATCGCTCTTCAATGGCCAGTTGCGCCCGCGGATCATCAATCTGTCGCGCTCCTACGCCTATCAGAGCCGCGGCTATTATGCTTCGCTTCTGGCGGAAGCGCGGGGACACCGCATCATCCCTTCCGTGGAAACCATGATCGATCTCTCGGAACGGCGGCTCTATGAAAACGCCATTCCCGAACTTGAAGACATGCTGAACAAGGCGCTCGGCAAGCATCCGGAAAAGGCACCCGAGACAATCCACGTGCATTTCGGACTTGCCGACAGCCCCGACTTTGAAAAATTCGGACGGCTGCTCTTCGACTGGTTTCGCGCGCCATCGCTGGAAGTATCCGTCAAGCCAGGTGAATGGGCCCGAATCCAGAAGATCGGCTTTGCCAACATCGCCAAGTTTTCCAAGGACCAGAAGGAGCGTTTCGAGGAGGCACTCGACCGATATACCCAGCGCGAGTGGCGTGCGGCGCGCCCAAAGGTGCCAGCGCGCTATTCCTTCGCAACGCTGTGCGACCCGAAGGAAGCGATGCCGCCGTCAACCGTTTCAACGCTGAAGCACTGGGCAAGGATCGCGGCAAGGCTCGGCGTGGAAGTGGAACCGATCGGCAAGCGCGATCTGCCCCGGCTTGCCAATTTTGACGCATTGTTCATCCGCGAGACGACGTCGATCTCCAATCACACCTATCGTTTCGCCCGCCGGGCGCAGCAGGAAAACATGCCGGTCATCGATGACCCGATGTCCATGATCCGCTGCACCAACAAGGTTTATCTGCATGAATTGATGCAGGCCAACGAGGTGGCGGTCCCGCCAACGGTGATGATCGCGGGTGAGGAGGACCTGGAACGCGCCGCCGACATGCTCGGTTTTCCGATGGTCATCAAGATACCGGATTCGTCATTCTCACGCGGCGTGAAGAAGGTGAAGGATTTCGGCGAACTGAAAGCGCTTGCTGCCCTGTGGCTGGAGGACAGTGATCTCCTGCTGGCGCAAAAATACATGCCGACGAAGTTTGACTGGCGGGTCGGCGTTCTGGACGGCAAGCCACTCTTCATATGCCAGTATATGATGGCCAAGAACCACTGGCAGATCGTCAAGCACGATACGGGCGGCAAGCCGCTGGAAGGCGGGTTTCGATCCTATGCGCTGGGCGACGCGCCGCCGTTGGTGCTGGAAACCGGCTTACGCGCAGCGCGCTGCATTGGCGACGGGCTTTATGGCGTCGATCTGAAGGAAACGGACGATGGGGTGGTCGTGATCGAAGTCAACGATAACCCTAATCTTGAACACGGGATCGAGGATGCCGCCGAAAAGGACGAGGTCTGGATCAATCTGACCCGCTGGTTCACCGACAGGCTGGATCGGAGATAGCATTCCCCAAAAGCGAAAACCGGCTTTTAGGGGAAGAATATGCCGAAAACAGTTGGACGGAGCATTTCCAACGATCAAATCTGGATCGGAAATGCTCCATGTCCAGCGACTGAACGCGACCTTGCTGGATCACAAAGGCGTAAAGCAGACCTTGGTGTGTCCTGCGCCAATGAAGCCGAGCCGGCCTGCGGCGCCCTTGGACAGGTCGAGGACGCGCCCCTTGATGAACGGGCCGCGATCGTTGATGCGCACGACAAGCGACTTGCCGTTTCTCTGATTGGTAACCTTGACCTTGCTGCCAAGCGGCAGGGTGCGGTGGGCTGCGGTCAGGCCGGACGGGTTCATGCGTTCACCCGAAGCCGTACGGGAAGTGAGGGCGTACCAGGAGGCACCGCCGCATTGCTGTGCTGAAGCCTCGATTGCGGTGGCCGCGAGAAGACCGGTTGCCGCAACGGCAAGCATAGCCATACGGGTCTTGAAAGTCATGCCAGTTCCACTAGTTGTTAACGGGGTGTCCCACAGTTGTCGCTGAGAAAGACGGTTCCGAACTGGAATCTAAATGTGGCGCTGGCGTGGTTCGAATGAGAACATTGTGCGATAACTGAATCTATATCACGCAGGGAAAATCGTCCTATACTGACCGTTGTTTACTTAATGGCTTAAACACAACAAAGGAATATTAGGAAGTGTTCGCGTTGTTTACTGTAAAGCTGTTTACGATTCGTTAGGAATCTGCGGTGGCACTTCGCTGTGCCTTGATTTGGCGCGCCCATTGCAAGAAAAGCTGCTTTCGTGTGAGGCAGCTGGCTCCGGCCGTGATGCAATTTTTATTTGCAAGGTAAGTTTTCAGCGTCGGCGGCAAAGTTGACGAAATGAGGCGTTTTGGGGGCAGAATTGCAATTTCTGACTGTGCTCGAGAAGCTCTTGTCGAACTTTGAAAGTTATCCACAGGCCCGAAAGAGGGTGAGATGACGTTTCTTTGACTGCTATCACCCTGCACGAAAGCGTTGAATTCCTGCTATAAGCGTTCAGACCAGACGACGGAACGCCATGCAGGACCACCCGGAAAAAGACAGGATCGACGCCGCTTCGCCCGCAATCTCGGCGAGCAAGCGGATCGTCTATCTTTGCCTCGGCTTTCTCATGCTCGGACTTGGCATTGTGGGGGCCTTCCTGCCGGTCATGCCGACAACGATCTTCATCATTTTTGCTGCATGGTTCTTCGCGCGGTCGTCGCCGAAGATCGAGGCCCGGTTGCTCGCGGATCAACGTTTCGGACCGCTGGTCATAAAATGGCGCGAGCGTGGTGCCATTCCGCCGCGCGCCAAGCTCTACGCCTGTCTTGGCATGGCATTCGGATATGGCCTTTTCTGGTGGGGCGCCAAACCCGGCTGGTTGCTGGCAACAGCGGTAACGCTGTTCATGCTGGGTTCTGCCGCCTATGTGTTGTCTCGCCCGAACGAGTGAGTTTAGACCGGGTAATGACTCAACTTAAAGGCGTCCCGTTCTAATCACCTACGGGGTCACGTCGAACCCGAACCATTTTTCGGATAGCCTTTTGATAGTGCCATCGGCCTTGGCCGCCATGATTGCAGAATCGAATTGGCGCTTGAGATCAGCTTCGTCCTTGCGCAGACCGACAGCGACCCCGCGTCCGAGCAGGCCGCCTTTGAAAAGCGGCCCGGTCATGACGACGTTGGAATAGGCCTGCGTCTTCTGTATCGTGTTCAGATAGGATCGGGCGGTGACCTGCATGTCGATGCGTCCGTTTGCGAGATCGAGATCGACCTGCTCGGCGGTTTTATACTCGCGGATAGTGGTTCCTTCTCTGAAATATGCATTGATCAGAGATTGGGCTATCGATCCACCCACGACACCGACGGTCGCTCCCTTTATCGCGGTATTCACATCTTGAAGGGCTTGCTCCGTTTCATGCTTATTGTCCGAAAGGTCCAGATTCTCCTCCATGTGAGGCAGCTTGCTGTACGGACCGTCGCGCAGGGTGGCGAAGACTTGCGGCGTGCGGCCGTAGGATACGGAGAAATCGATGACTTTCTCACGCGCTTTTGTTGCTGACAGCGCTCCCATCACAGCATCGGCTTTGCCAATCTGCAGGCTTGTTATGATGGCGTCGAAGGGAATGGCGATAAAATTGCATTCGACTTTCATCGTCTGGCAAAGGTGCTGGCCCAGCTCGACCTCATAGCCGTCGAGCGTGCCATCGGACTGCGTGAGATTATAGGGCCGAAAATATCCTTCGGTAGCAATGGTGAGCACACGGCTTTGAGCATGGGACTGCGATAGGGAGCTCGCGAGCGCAATTATCCAGACGAGGTTGAACAGACGTGGATAGGTCACTGCGGAAACCTTGTTTTGTCACTTTGTCGTTCAAAGCATAGGTCGGGAGAGGCGGCTGGGTAAATTGGCTGGAAATTGGGAGCCGTTATTCGGTGGCCGGTCGATCATACGAAACCGACACTCAAGCGGTGGACGAACGCCGCATTATTCTTTGCCGGTTCAAGGCGCGGCAAAACCCCACAAAATCACTGGCAAGCGGCTCTGATACAAACCTGTAACAATAGTGTCATATGAATGTAATATAGAGCGCGTAGAGGGCTAACGACGCCACATCGTCATATGTCTTTTACAACAGGAGCCGCAGCTCATGAACAAGATGATTTCCTCGACCGCAGCGCTCGCCATCGCTGCCGTTATGTCGGTTTCCGCCGCCCAGGCGCGCGATCAGATTCAGGTTGCCGGTTCCTCGACCGTTCTGCCTTATGCAAAAATCGTCGCCGAAACCTTCGGTGAAACCTTCCCGAACTTCAAGACGCCGGTTGTTGAATCGGGCGGTTCGGGCGCAGGTATCAAGGAATTCTGCAAGGGCGTCGGTGAGAACACCATCGACATCGCCAATGCATCGCGCGCCATGAAGGACTCGGAACTGAAGTCGTGCATCGACGCCGGCGTCAAGGACGTTCAGGAAGTTCGCTTCGGCTATGACGGCATCGTCTTTGCGACCGACGCCAAGGGTCCGGATTGGAAGCTGAAGCCGGAAGACGTCTACAAGGCGCTCGCAGCCAAGCTCGTCGTGGACGGCAAGCTGGTCGACAATCCGAACACCAAGTGGAACCAGGTCAACCCGAACCTGCCGGATTGGGACATTGCTGCCTACATCCCGGGCGAAAAGCACGGCACCCGCGAAGTCTTTGAAGAAAAGGTTCTGGCTGACGGCTGCAAGCACTCCGGCGCTCTGGACGAAATCAAGAAGACCGGCCTCGACGACAAGGCAGCCGCTTCCGCCTGTATCGCAGTGCGCAAGGACGGCAAGGCTGTCGACATCGATGGCGACTATGCTGAAACGCTGGCCCGCATCGACTCCAACAAGACCGGCGTTGGCGTTTTCGGCCTCTATTTCTTCGAAAACAATGCCGACAAGCTGAAGGTTGCCACCGTCAACGACGTTACTCCCTCGGCTGCAACGGTTGC from Brucella intermedia LMG 3301 harbors:
- a CDS encoding PstS family phosphate ABC transporter substrate-binding protein, which produces MNKMISSTAALAIAAVMSVSAAQARDQIQVAGSSTVLPYAKIVAETFGETFPNFKTPVVESGGSGAGIKEFCKGVGENTIDIANASRAMKDSELKSCIDAGVKDVQEVRFGYDGIVFATDAKGPDWKLKPEDVYKALAAKLVVDGKLVDNPNTKWNQVNPNLPDWDIAAYIPGEKHGTREVFEEKVLADGCKHSGALDEIKKTGLDDKAAASACIAVRKDGKAVDIDGDYAETLARIDSNKTGVGVFGLYFFENNADKLKVATVNDVTPSAATVASGEYPVSRPLFFYVKKAHLGVIPGLKEYVEFFLNDQMIGPDGPLAEYGLVPAPDAEREAQRAAFSEGKTLAAK
- a CDS encoding RimK family alpha-L-glutamate ligase, which translates into the protein MTICVILVGRLSDIDNGATPHKVMTTRDYLAHPSLFNGQLRPRIINLSRSYAYQSRGYYASLLAEARGHRIIPSVETMIDLSERRLYENAIPELEDMLNKALGKHPEKAPETIHVHFGLADSPDFEKFGRLLFDWFRAPSLEVSVKPGEWARIQKIGFANIAKFSKDQKERFEEALDRYTQREWRAARPKVPARYSFATLCDPKEAMPPSTVSTLKHWARIAARLGVEVEPIGKRDLPRLANFDALFIRETTSISNHTYRFARRAQQENMPVIDDPMSMIRCTNKVYLHELMQANEVAVPPTVMIAGEEDLERAADMLGFPMVIKIPDSSFSRGVKKVKDFGELKALAALWLEDSDLLLAQKYMPTKFDWRVGVLDGKPLFICQYMMAKNHWQIVKHDTGGKPLEGGFRSYALGDAPPLVLETGLRAARCIGDGLYGVDLKETDDGVVVIEVNDNPNLEHGIEDAAEKDEVWINLTRWFTDRLDRR
- a CDS encoding septal ring lytic transglycosylase RlpA family protein, producing the protein MTFKTRMAMLAVAATGLLAATAIEASAQQCGGASWYALTSRTASGERMNPSGLTAAHRTLPLGSKVKVTNQRNGKSLVVRINDRGPFIKGRVLDLSKGAAGRLGFIGAGHTKVCFTPL
- a CDS encoding YbaN family protein, producing the protein MQDHPEKDRIDAASPAISASKRIVYLCLGFLMLGLGIVGAFLPVMPTTIFIIFAAWFFARSSPKIEARLLADQRFGPLVIKWRERGAIPPRAKLYACLGMAFGYGLFWWGAKPGWLLATAVTLFMLGSAAYVLSRPNE
- a CDS encoding transporter substrate-binding domain-containing protein, yielding MTYPRLFNLVWIIALASSLSQSHAQSRVLTIATEGYFRPYNLTQSDGTLDGYEVELGQHLCQTMKVECNFIAIPFDAIITSLQIGKADAVMGALSATKAREKVIDFSVSYGRTPQVFATLRDGPYSKLPHMEENLDLSDNKHETEQALQDVNTAIKGATVGVVGGSIAQSLINAYFREGTTIREYKTAEQVDLDLANGRIDMQVTARSYLNTIQKTQAYSNVVMTGPLFKGGLLGRGVAVGLRKDEADLKRQFDSAIMAAKADGTIKRLSEKWFGFDVTP